In Magnolia sinica isolate HGM2019 chromosome 12, MsV1, whole genome shotgun sequence, a single genomic region encodes these proteins:
- the LOC131220879 gene encoding protein REBELOTE isoform X2 codes for MQEGLLANGAVGDTSLDTLFCDDDNDSFEDASDSDGFLSEDSNCPQTANNASDNDSEDEFEGGTLSGHNREIHLELAKQKRKLDKLKEKDPDFAKYLENHSADLEQFRSEETYSDEEVEPNEQGRPTGSDNLNLHDAKVLTSSAINAWCQLGMDQQSISVLPNLLNAFRAACHYGADDPDVISSWRIQKQEVFCKILMFVLREADGIFRRLLGISSTGCKKETILELRNTTKWKTVKPLLKSYLRNALYLLNQVTDHQILDFTLSRLRTSIIFFIAFPSLRQRLIKVSVHLWATGGGSLSLSSFFIIRDMVVQLNSDCIDTCMKKTYKAFIAHCKFVEPANLKHIRFLGDSVVELYSLDMQKSYGIALASIQLLAKILQQALRMKNKEALKEIYNWQYTNCIDLWVKYISANIRDHDLQPLLYLVIQLINGVAHLFPGPRYLPLRLKCIQMLNQLSNSSRVFIPIASVALSSLEYRESSKADARPRKTFNISSLLKVPKQLLKSRDFQEECVLSVIELLSVHFAQWSYHISFPELATIPLIHLRKFHEKTTVESLRRLVKRLIDQVEQNVEFVQKKRDEVAFSPKDEASVDSFLQLEKSGRIAPFTQYYASVLQNSISRNAVLNEKISMLEQKESRRRRRPVCASSKDGERILENGMANSMVEKSRRNIKRRKQRT; via the exons AAGGTTTGCTTGCAAATGGAGCTGTTGGTGATACTTCTCTCGATACTTTATTCtgtgatgatgacaatgattcATTCGAGGATGCCTCAGACAGTGATGGGTTTCTTTCCGAG GATTCAAACTGTCCGCAAACTGCTAACAATGCAAGCGATAATGATTCGGAAG ATGAGTTTGAAGGTGGCACTTTATCGGGACATAACAGGGAAATTCATTTAGAGCTTGCCAAGCAAAAGAGGAAATTGGACAAGCTGAAGGAAAAG GATCCAGATTTTGCAAAATACTTGGAAAACCATAGTGCGGACCTTGAGCAATTCAGAAGCGAAGAGACT TATTCTGATGAAGAAGTAGAGCCAAATGAGCAGGGCAGACCCACTGGGAGCGATAACTTAAACTTGCATGATGCCAAAGTTCTCACGAGCTCTGCTATTAATGCTTGGTGTCAATTGGGTATGGATCAACAAAGCATATCTGTGCTCCCTAATCTATTGAATGCATTCCGTGCTGCATGCCATTATGGAGCCGATGACCCAGATGTAATTTCAAGCTGGAGAATTCAAAAACAAGAAGTTTTCTGTAAGATATTGATGTTTGTACTTCGTGAGGCGGACGGTATATTTCGAAGGCTACTGGGAATTTCGAGTACTGGTTGCAAGAAAGAGACCATTTTGGAGCTGAGAAATACAACCAAGTGGAAAACCGTGAAGCCTCTGTTGAAGTCTTATTTACGGAATGCATTATATCTTCTGAATCAAGTTACTGACCACCAAATACTCGACTTCACCTTATCTCGACTCAGAACTTCTATTATATTCTTTATTGCTTTCCCATCATTACGGCAAAGACTTATCAAG GTTTCTGTTCATTTGTGGGCAACAGGTGGAGGTTCTCTGTCTTTATCGTCATTCTTCATCATACGAGACATGGTCGTCCAATTGAATTCGGACTGCATCGACACCTGCATGAAGAAGACATATAAAGCTTTCATTGCACACTGCAAATTTGTTGAGCCTGCTAATCTAAAACACATACGGTTTCTTGGGGATTCTGTTGTCGAGCTTTATTCTCTAGATATGCAAAAATCATATGGCATTGCACTCGCTTCCATCCAACTGTTGGCTAAGATTCTGCAGCAGGCTCTTAGAATGAAGAATAAG GAAGCACTCAAGGAGATCTACAATTGGCAGTATACCAACTGTATCGATCTTTGGGTAAAGTACATATCTGCAAACATTAGGGACCACGATCTCCAACCGTTGCTTTACTTGGTTATTCAGCTTATAAAtggagtggcccacttatttCCTGGGCCCCGCTACTTGCCTTTGAGGCTCAAATGCATACAGATGCTCAATCAGCTTTCCAATTCTAGCAGAGTTTTCATTCCCATAGCATCCGTGGCGCTCAGCTCTTTGGAATATAGAGAAAGCAGCAAGGCGGATGCGAGACCCAGAAAGACATTCAATATCTCCTCTTTATTAAAG GTGCCAAAACAGTTGTTGAAATCACGAGACTTCCAAGAGGAGTGTGTTCTTTCCGTAATCGAGCTGCTTTCAGTGCACTTTGCTCAATGGAGTTACCATATATCTTTCCCTGAACTTGCAACTATTCCTCTCATTCACTTGCGAAAATTCCATGAGAAAACAACCGTTGAGAGTCTCCGACGTCTGGTGAAACGTTTGATAGATCAG GTTGAGCAGAATGTTGAATTTGTGCAAAAGAAAAGGGACGAGGTTGCATTTTCACCAAAAGATGAGGCGTCTGTCGATTCATTTCTTCAG CTTGAAAAGAGCGGTCGCATTGCTCCTTTCACTCAGTACTATGCCAGTGTCCTCCAAAACTCAATCTCCAGAAATGCAGTCTTGAATGAAAAGATAAG